One stretch of Brevibacillus laterosporus DNA includes these proteins:
- a CDS encoding NAD(P)-dependent oxidoreductase, with amino-acid sequence MLNINRKLAQLAKDGGSIKVGLVGAGQMGRGLISQIESMQGMRVVATADIAPENAVNAYKKAGVESAEIYETQDNDKADQAISQGNVVVTREASLITSLNEVDVIVDATGVPNIGAKIAWDGIMNRKHVVMLNAEADVTVGPLLSKMATAAGLVYTGTAGDEPGCIMELHDFADALGFEIVALGKGKNNKVNYFANPDTAREEALQKGSSPKMIASFQDGTKTMVEMTCVANATGFIPDIPGMHGVQSGVKELPDIFRLQEHGGILHHHKIVEYVDGIAPGVFAIITSDKEEVHHEMQYLKMGNGPHYVLYRPYHLCSLETPLSVAKAYLDGEPTIIPYYGSVAETVAVAKKDLKPGDALDSIGGFTAFGRIVTASDKKNMRALPIGLIGPHIRLKRVVKQGEYITYDDVEFMEDNMILHLRNMMDAQM; translated from the coding sequence ATGCTAAACATCAATAGAAAACTAGCACAATTGGCAAAAGACGGGGGCTCTATCAAGGTAGGTTTGGTCGGAGCAGGGCAAATGGGGCGTGGTTTAATTTCGCAGATTGAGTCTATGCAAGGCATGAGAGTTGTCGCTACAGCGGATATTGCTCCAGAAAACGCGGTGAATGCCTACAAAAAAGCCGGGGTAGAGAGCGCTGAGATTTATGAAACGCAAGATAACGACAAAGCAGATCAAGCGATCAGTCAAGGGAATGTAGTGGTAACCAGAGAAGCCTCTCTCATTACCAGTTTGAATGAAGTAGATGTTATAGTTGATGCGACAGGTGTGCCTAATATCGGAGCCAAAATTGCATGGGATGGCATCATGAACCGTAAACATGTGGTGATGCTAAATGCGGAGGCAGACGTGACGGTTGGACCGCTTTTATCTAAAATGGCAACCGCGGCAGGATTGGTGTACACAGGTACGGCAGGAGACGAGCCTGGATGCATCATGGAATTGCATGATTTTGCGGACGCGTTGGGATTTGAGATCGTTGCGTTGGGAAAAGGTAAAAACAACAAAGTGAATTACTTTGCCAATCCCGACACGGCACGTGAAGAAGCCTTACAAAAAGGCTCCAGCCCGAAAATGATTGCTTCTTTTCAGGACGGAACCAAGACGATGGTAGAAATGACATGCGTAGCAAACGCAACTGGATTTATTCCAGATATACCAGGTATGCATGGAGTACAATCAGGTGTGAAAGAACTACCAGACATTTTCCGCTTGCAAGAACATGGAGGTATTTTGCATCACCACAAAATCGTTGAATATGTAGATGGAATTGCTCCAGGTGTGTTTGCCATCATTACTTCCGATAAAGAAGAAGTACATCACGAGATGCAATATCTGAAAATGGGTAATGGTCCCCATTATGTATTATATCGCCCGTATCATCTATGCAGTCTAGAAACACCGCTTTCTGTTGCAAAAGCTTATTTAGATGGAGAACCAACAATTATTCCTTACTATGGTTCTGTAGCAGAAACTGTGGCAGTAGCCAAAAAAGATTTGAAGCCGGGAGACGCATTGGATAGTATTGGTGGATTTACAGCATTTGGTCGCATTGTGACAGCTTCGGATAAGAAGAATATGCGGGCATTACCCATCGGCTTAATTGGACCACATATCCGTCTAAAGCGAGTAGTAAAACAAGGCGAATATATTACGTATGACGATGTGGAATTTATGGAAGACAACATGATCTTGCATCTTCGTAACATGATGGACGCACAAATGTAA
- a CDS encoding metallophosphoesterase, with protein sequence MFEQTKLAILADIHGNAWALDAVLTDLDQRQIDAIVNLGDTLLGPLDPQRTYDLLQRRDIIHISGNQDRILWESLEDHTLSTHAPSILKETTPQQISWLQSLPATYIWRDSILLCHGTPFSDETYLLEEIINDGSVRTRSSEELESSLASIHYPVLLCGHSHIPRTVMLRDGKLIVNPGSVGLPAYTDESPVPHAMESCTPHAKYAILTHQVKGWTVEHIEVPYDWERASRAASQHGRDDWANWLKTGRV encoded by the coding sequence ATGTTTGAACAAACAAAGCTTGCCATCCTAGCAGATATACACGGAAATGCCTGGGCTTTGGACGCCGTATTGACTGATCTGGATCAGCGTCAAATAGATGCTATTGTTAATCTAGGTGACACGTTGCTAGGCCCATTAGATCCACAGCGTACCTACGATCTATTACAGCGGCGTGATATTATCCACATTTCCGGAAATCAGGATCGAATATTATGGGAATCTCTTGAAGACCATACCTTATCCACCCATGCACCCTCTATATTAAAAGAGACAACTCCCCAGCAAATTAGCTGGTTACAAAGTCTCCCTGCCACATATATTTGGCGCGATTCCATATTGTTGTGTCATGGTACTCCCTTTTCAGATGAGACCTATTTGTTAGAGGAAATAATAAACGATGGAAGTGTGCGCACTCGATCGTCTGAAGAATTAGAAAGTTCACTCGCCTCCATCCATTATCCTGTTCTGTTATGCGGTCATAGTCATATCCCACGCACCGTTATGTTACGAGATGGAAAACTTATCGTAAACCCAGGCAGTGTAGGTTTGCCTGCTTATACCGATGAATCCCCCGTCCCCCACGCGATGGAATCCTGCACTCCTCACGCCAAATATGCTATCTTGACCCATCAAGTGAAAGGATGGACGGTTGAACATATTGAGGTGCCTTACGATTGGGAACGAGCATCCAGAGCAGCTAGCCAGCATGGGCGAGATGATTGGGCCAACTGGCTTAAAACCGGAAGAGTTTAA
- a CDS encoding VanZ family protein: MGAYLVPIQTAFFFFLLTAFVLTVPYMIFSYRRYGYINKYRVFLLTSFLFYALCAYFLVILPLPSVIDTCSIQSPGTVYYNLQPFSFVQDFVKETSLVWSKPATYLSALRERAFLQAAFNFLLLLPLGVFVRYFFKKGWRFALGVGFAASLFFELTQLTALYGIYTCPYRLFDIDDLMLNTLGAVTGFFLAPFLLIMFPPKDQLDQGINLDEKPVGYMHRLLAFLIDSVIVEQLASLFIIKETSPMNWGNSTFNYPLITMMSFILYFIGATYLFKGQTIGLWLLRLRIVSSVHPMLTLKDIAKRNGALYIGNIGISSIGFFILNDLPSSLPYYPILYITIFGAVILYQLLFMLHFLLMILRKKRQFYYETISQTRVVRKRKKNETTS, from the coding sequence ATGGGAGCCTATCTAGTACCAATTCAAACCGCATTTTTCTTTTTTCTCCTCACAGCGTTCGTCTTAACTGTTCCTTATATGATCTTCAGCTATCGACGCTATGGCTACATCAATAAGTATCGTGTCTTTTTACTTACTTCTTTTCTATTTTACGCACTATGTGCCTATTTTCTGGTGATACTTCCTCTACCAAGCGTCATAGATACTTGTTCCATCCAATCACCAGGAACAGTCTATTACAATCTACAGCCGTTTTCCTTTGTACAAGATTTTGTGAAAGAAACCAGCCTCGTGTGGTCCAAGCCAGCTACATATTTATCTGCCCTACGAGAACGCGCCTTTTTGCAAGCAGCCTTTAACTTTCTTTTATTGTTGCCATTAGGTGTATTTGTACGTTATTTCTTTAAAAAAGGTTGGAGGTTTGCGCTAGGTGTAGGTTTTGCGGCATCGCTCTTTTTTGAATTAACCCAGCTTACAGCGCTCTATGGCATTTATACATGTCCATATCGCCTGTTTGATATTGACGACTTGATGCTCAATACATTGGGTGCCGTAACTGGATTTTTCCTAGCGCCATTCTTACTTATCATGTTCCCTCCTAAAGACCAATTAGACCAAGGTATTAATTTGGACGAGAAGCCTGTTGGGTACATGCATCGTTTGCTGGCCTTTTTGATTGATTCCGTGATCGTGGAGCAGCTTGCATCCCTATTTATCATAAAGGAGACATCTCCTATGAACTGGGGGAATTCTACGTTCAATTACCCGCTCATTACGATGATGTCCTTTATCCTTTACTTTATCGGAGCGACTTATCTATTCAAAGGACAAACTATTGGACTCTGGCTATTGCGTCTCCGCATTGTGTCTAGCGTGCATCCAATGTTGACTTTAAAAGATATTGCAAAACGAAACGGCGCCCTGTATATCGGAAATATCGGTATTTCTTCCATTGGATTCTTTATTCTCAACGACTTGCCAAGCAGTCTACCATATTACCCGATTCTCTATATCACAATTTTCGGAGCAGTCATCTTGTATCAATTGCTGTTTATGCTTCATTTCTTATTAATGATTCTACGAAAAAAACGGCAATTCTATTATGAAACGATTAGCCAGACAAGGGTTGTACGTAAAAGAAAAAAGAATGAAACAACAAGCTAA
- a CDS encoding EamA family transporter: MIFLQNKSLGNAYIAAILYSIIIGFSFLFVKLALQVSTPLDTIAHRFTISFIIMLIPVLCGWIPVRIKWHGLKKIIPLALFYPAIFFVLQVYGLQYTSSSEAGIIQATVPIFTLIIASVFLKERSSGLQKASLFLSVAGVIFIFVMKGNSSIQFSGTGTLLIVLSCLAFAAYSVLARSLTKRWKPLELTFIMMTLGFVCFNVLSILQHLINGTTSAFFAPWGDQRFLLATLYLSILSSIGTAFLSNYVLSKIEATKMSVFNNFSTLISMLAGVFFLQENLEYYHYVGAAMIVAGVIGTSFLGQRRLQSQIIPKTKQKNTSM, encoded by the coding sequence ATGATTTTTTTGCAAAATAAGTCCTTAGGTAACGCCTATATAGCTGCCATCCTATACAGCATCATTATCGGTTTTTCGTTTCTTTTTGTAAAATTGGCCTTACAGGTTTCCACCCCGTTGGATACAATTGCGCATCGATTTACCATCTCATTTATCATTATGTTAATCCCAGTGCTATGCGGTTGGATACCTGTTCGAATTAAATGGCATGGTCTGAAAAAAATCATACCGCTTGCCTTATTTTATCCAGCGATTTTCTTTGTACTTCAAGTATATGGATTGCAATACACTTCTTCTTCTGAAGCAGGCATTATTCAAGCAACTGTTCCTATCTTTACGTTAATCATAGCGTCTGTGTTTTTAAAGGAGCGATCTAGCGGTTTGCAAAAAGCTTCACTCTTTCTATCAGTTGCTGGTGTCATTTTTATCTTTGTCATGAAAGGAAATTCATCCATTCAGTTTTCCGGGACAGGAACATTGTTAATTGTACTGTCTTGCCTTGCGTTTGCAGCATACAGCGTACTAGCACGATCTTTAACAAAGAGATGGAAACCATTAGAGCTAACTTTTATTATGATGACATTAGGCTTTGTTTGCTTTAACGTACTCTCTATTTTACAACACTTGATTAACGGCACAACATCAGCTTTTTTTGCCCCTTGGGGTGATCAGCGCTTTTTATTGGCTACACTTTATCTCAGTATCCTGTCTTCTATTGGCACTGCCTTTTTATCCAATTACGTCTTATCTAAAATAGAAGCTACCAAAATGAGTGTATTTAACAATTTTTCAACGCTCATCTCCATGTTAGCTGGTGTCTTTTTTTTGCAAGAGAATCTGGAGTATTACCATTACGTAGGAGCAGCCATGATTGTAGCCGGAGTAATTGGCACTTCCTTTCTAGGACAAAGAAGGCTACAATCACAAATCATTCCGAAAACCAAACAAAAAAATACCAGTATGTGA
- a CDS encoding PLP-dependent aminotransferase family protein — protein MRKYVEIVADLEVRILGGVLKPGQKLPSIRQLSESYQCSKSTIIRGFADLQSRHLIYSVPQSGYYVVGRKDHTLLEETKQLVDFSSAAPDPSVFPYLDFQHCINKAVDTYQDDLFRYGTPQGLPTLLRLLQKQLQFYQVFTDVKDLCITSGVQQALAILGLMSFPNHKEKILVEQPTYHLMIQFLELHKIPTLTIKRTASGIDFQELERLFQQESIKFFYTMPRFHNPLGTSYSQKEKKQIAYLAQKYDVYIIEDDYLADLEHDAKADPIHAYSHSHVIYLKSYSKILFPGLRIGVAVIPAPLQASFYTYKKMMDIDSSMLSQAALEIYVKSGMFDRHREKIRLSYVARMEQVNKVLRNWQQSPSVVEAPLNGGVHTYIKTKERISETNVKNSLLKRGIIMDTVDRYYMQSYEKEVLWRINVSYVEESRISKALGEVVEVLRL, from the coding sequence TTGCGGAAATACGTAGAGATCGTGGCTGATTTGGAAGTACGTATCCTTGGAGGAGTGCTAAAGCCTGGTCAAAAATTACCGTCTATTCGACAATTGTCTGAATCTTATCAATGTAGCAAGAGCACGATTATTCGCGGTTTTGCCGATTTGCAAAGTAGGCATCTTATCTATTCTGTTCCTCAGAGTGGCTATTATGTGGTTGGACGTAAAGATCATACTCTGTTAGAAGAGACGAAACAACTAGTTGATTTTTCGTCTGCTGCACCTGATCCGAGCGTGTTTCCCTATCTTGATTTTCAGCATTGCATTAATAAGGCGGTGGATACGTATCAAGACGATCTTTTTAGGTATGGAACGCCACAAGGATTGCCTACCTTGTTACGATTATTGCAAAAGCAACTCCAGTTTTACCAGGTTTTTACGGACGTTAAGGATCTCTGCATCACCTCTGGAGTCCAGCAAGCACTTGCCATTTTGGGATTGATGAGCTTTCCAAACCACAAAGAAAAAATCTTGGTAGAACAGCCTACTTATCATTTGATGATTCAATTTTTGGAATTGCACAAGATTCCTACGCTTACAATTAAAAGAACCGCGTCAGGCATCGATTTTCAAGAATTAGAGCGGCTCTTTCAGCAGGAATCAATCAAGTTTTTCTATACTATGCCACGTTTCCATAACCCATTAGGTACATCATATTCGCAGAAAGAAAAAAAGCAAATCGCTTATTTGGCTCAAAAATATGATGTGTATATCATTGAGGATGATTACCTTGCAGATCTCGAACATGACGCTAAAGCAGACCCAATTCATGCCTACTCTCATTCTCATGTTATTTATCTGAAAAGCTACTCTAAAATCTTGTTTCCAGGCTTACGGATAGGAGTAGCGGTTATTCCAGCACCTTTACAAGCATCCTTTTATACTTATAAAAAAATGATGGACATTGATAGCTCTATGTTGTCTCAAGCAGCACTGGAGATTTATGTGAAAAGTGGCATGTTTGATCGGCATCGGGAAAAAATTCGTCTATCTTATGTTGCGAGAATGGAGCAGGTGAACAAGGTTTTGCGCAATTGGCAACAGAGCCCCAGTGTAGTTGAAGCCCCATTAAATGGTGGAGTACACACGTATATCAAGACAAAGGAACGAATATCGGAAACCAATGTAAAAAACAGCCTGCTCAAGCGAGGAATTATCATGGATACAGTTGATCGCTATTACATGCAATCCTATGAAAAAGAGGTATTATGGCGGATCAATGTGTCTTATGTAGAAGAGTCTCGGATTAGTAAAGCGTTAGGAGAGGTTGTAGAGGTTCTTCGGTTATGA